In a single window of the Diospyros lotus cultivar Yz01 chromosome 10, ASM1463336v1, whole genome shotgun sequence genome:
- the LOC127811411 gene encoding uncharacterized protein LOC127811411 — protein sequence MMALKLSPIAFHFRSQKLPSFALPQMASLASPKFVMPSTLSASKACPKMLFAVCALSSEIAGISTSEFEDFSVTTSGTGKTNELKVSIEVSGAKTRVIFDDVFSKMVADAQPIPGFRRVKGGKTPNVSSFNSNFH from the exons ATGATGGCTCTGAAGCTCAGCCCCATCGCCTTCCACTTCCGGTCTCAGAAGCTTCCTTCTTTTGCCCTTCCACAAATGGCCAGCCTCGCATCTCCCAAGTTTGTTATGCCTTCCACCCTCTCTGCCTCCAA GGCATGCCCAAAAATGTTATTTGCTGTTTGTGCTTTGTCATCAG AAATTGCTGGAATCTCAACTTCTGAATTTGAAGATTTTTCAGTTACTACAAGTGGTACCGGCAAGACCAATGAACTAAAG GTAAGCATAGAGGTATCTGGTGCCAAAACTCGAGTGATTTTTGATGATGTGTTCAGCAAAATGGTTGCTGATGCTCAGCCAATTCCAGGCTTTCGAAGAGTAAAAGGAG GCAAAACACCCAATGTAAGTtcttttaactctaattttcaCTAG
- the LOC127811410 gene encoding ras-related protein RABA5c-like, with translation MAMESDSEGEEEYLFKVVVIGDSAVGKSNLLSRYARNEFNPHSKSTIGVEFQTQTLLIQGKEVRAQIWDTAGQERFRAVTSAYYRGAVGALLVYDISRRATFDNIARWLDELTSHCDTTVARMLVGNKCDLENIRAVSVEEGKSLAEAEGLFFMETSALDSTNVKQAFEMVIREIYSNVSRKVLNSESYKAELSVNRVSLVSNGTDGSKQTQSQNPCCSG, from the exons ATGGCGATGGAATCAGATTCCGAGGGGGAGGAGGAGTACCTGTTCAAGGTGGTCGTCATTGGGGACTCCGCCGTGGGCAAATCCAACCTGTTGTCTCGCTACGCTAGGAACGAGTTCAATCCCCACTCCAAGTCCACCATTGGCGTCGAGTTTCAGACCCAGACCTTGCTCATTCAGGGCAAAGAGGTCAGGGCCCAGATTTGGGACACCGCCGGCCAGGAGCGCTTCCGTGCCGTTACTTCCGCCTACTACCGCGGCGCCGTCGGTGCTCTCCTCGTCTACGACATCTCTCGCCGCGCCACCTTCGACAACATTGCCCGCTGGCTCGATGAGCTCACCT CTCATTGTGATACAACTGTCGCAAGGATGCTGGTGGGTAACAAATGTGATTTGGAGAATATCAGGGCTGTGAGTGTTGAGGAAGGTAAGAGCCTCGCAGAAGCAGAAGGATTGTTCTTTATGGAAACATCTGCCCTGGACTCAACAAATGTTAAACAGGCTTTCGAGATGGTTATTCGAGAGATTTACAGCAATGTCAGCAGGAAAGTATTAAATTCTGAATCCTACAAGGCCGAATTATCGGTCAACAGGGTAAGCCTTGTTAGTAATGGCACTGATGGATCTAAGCAAACTCAGAGTCAGAATCCTTGCTGTTCAGGGTGA